One Thermus sp. CCB_US3_UF1 DNA window includes the following coding sequences:
- the recA gene encoding recombinase RecA has protein sequence MDENKRKALESALKTIEKEFGKGAVMRLGEMPKLQVDVIPTGSLGLDLALGIGGIPRGRVIEIYGPESGGKTTLALTIIAQAQKQGGVAAFVDAEHALDPLYAQKLGVRVEDLLVSQPDTGEQALEIVELLARSGAVDVIVVDSVAALVPKAEIEGEMGDQHVGLQARLMSQALRKLTAVLSKSNTAAIFINQVREKVGVMYGNPETTPGGRALKFYASVRLDVRKSGQPIKVGNEAVGIKVKVKVVKNKLAPPFREAELEIYFGRGLDPVMDLVNVAVAAGVIEKAGSWFSYGEARLGQGKEKAAEYLRERPELMEEIRAKVLERAGEVVLAASEEEGE, from the coding sequence ATGGACGAGAACAAGAGGAAAGCCTTAGAGAGCGCCCTGAAGACCATTGAGAAGGAGTTCGGCAAGGGCGCGGTGATGCGCCTGGGGGAGATGCCCAAGCTCCAGGTGGACGTGATCCCCACCGGCTCCCTGGGCCTGGACCTGGCCCTCGGCATCGGCGGGATTCCCCGGGGGCGGGTCATCGAGATCTACGGCCCGGAGTCCGGGGGCAAGACCACCCTGGCCCTCACCATCATCGCCCAGGCCCAGAAGCAAGGGGGGGTGGCGGCCTTTGTGGACGCGGAGCACGCCCTGGACCCCCTTTACGCCCAGAAGCTTGGGGTACGGGTGGAGGACCTCCTGGTTTCCCAGCCGGACACGGGGGAGCAGGCCCTGGAGATCGTGGAGCTCCTGGCCCGCTCCGGGGCGGTGGACGTGATCGTGGTGGACTCCGTGGCCGCCTTGGTGCCCAAGGCGGAGATCGAGGGGGAGATGGGGGACCAGCACGTGGGTCTCCAGGCTAGGCTCATGAGCCAGGCCCTGCGGAAGCTCACCGCGGTCCTTTCCAAGAGCAACACCGCGGCCATCTTCATCAACCAGGTGCGGGAGAAGGTGGGCGTGATGTACGGCAACCCCGAGACCACCCCCGGGGGGAGGGCCCTCAAGTTCTACGCCAGCGTGCGCCTGGACGTGCGCAAAAGCGGCCAGCCCATCAAGGTGGGCAACGAGGCCGTGGGCATCAAGGTGAAGGTGAAGGTGGTGAAGAACAAGCTGGCCCCGCCCTTCCGGGAGGCGGAGCTGGAGATCTACTTTGGCCGGGGCCTGGATCCGGTGATGGACCTGGTGAACGTGGCCGTGGCCGCGGGGGTCATTGAGAAGGCGGGGAGCTGGTTCTCCTACGGGGAGGCCCGGCTGGGCCAGGGTAAGGAGAAGGCGGCGGAGTACCTCAGGGAGCGGCCCGAGCTCATGGAGGAGATCCGCGCCAAGGTGCTGGAGCGGGCGGGGGAAGTGGTCTTGGCCGCCAGCGAGGAAGAGGGGGAGTAG
- the thpR gene encoding RNA 2',3'-cyclic phosphodiesterase, whose product MRLFYAIFLPEDVRKALVEAQGLVARYRGWKEVPPHQLHLTLLFLGERPAGELEDLAALGHRLGRLQPPFTARIRGTGYFPNEGTPRVWFAKAEGEGLVALAEGLRQEVLGLLGPEALEAGGDKPFKPHITLARRKAPAPRVPPVVFGLEWPVTEFALVRSELRPRGSVYTILERFPLRGEHGREQEESLRERPEDH is encoded by the coding sequence ATGAGGCTCTTTTACGCCATCTTTTTACCCGAAGACGTCCGCAAGGCCTTGGTGGAGGCCCAGGGCCTGGTGGCCCGTTACAGGGGCTGGAAGGAGGTACCCCCCCACCAGCTCCACCTCACCCTGCTCTTTCTAGGGGAGCGGCCCGCGGGGGAGCTGGAGGACCTCGCCGCCCTGGGCCACCGCCTGGGGAGGCTTCAACCCCCCTTTACCGCCCGCATCCGCGGCACCGGGTACTTCCCCAACGAGGGTACCCCCCGGGTCTGGTTCGCCAAGGCCGAGGGGGAAGGGTTGGTGGCCCTGGCCGAGGGCCTAAGGCAGGAGGTCCTGGGCCTTTTGGGCCCGGAGGCCCTGGAGGCCGGGGGGGATAAGCCCTTCAAGCCCCACATCACCCTGGCCCGGCGCAAGGCCCCTGCCCCCCGGGTTCCCCCGGTAGTCTTCGGCCTGGAGTGGCCGGTTACGGAGTTCGCCCTGGTGCGTTCAGAACTGAGGCCCAGGGGGTCCGTTTACACCATTTTAGAAAGATTCCCTTTGCGAGGTGAGCATGGACGAGAACAAGAGGAAAGCCTTAGAGAGCGCCCTGAAGACCATTGA
- a CDS encoding CinA family nicotinamide mononucleotide deamidase-related protein, giving the protein MERAEIIGVGTELLYGETLDTNTAEIAKTLKPYALKVERTLRVADEPGPLVREVRQAWERARLVVLSGGLGPTPDDVTREAVAEALGEPLGLDEGMLSRIEALFRARGRVMPEANRKQALKIPSATWLPNPRGTAPGWWVRKEGKDLVLLPGPPSEWRPMWQELLPRLSLPRRPYGERVLKTWGVGESEIVERLGELFLREEEVEVGTYPKLHGVEVVIRGREDRVAELAERIRNKLLKEVWGEGDLTLAEAVKRRLELEGATLATMESLTGGLLGGEITRVPGASRFYLGGVVSYSPGAKARFGVPEELLAKTVSAETAKAMAEAARALFGSTYALATTGVAGPDPLEGEPVGTVYVALAGPRGTEARRYRFPGDREAIRLRSVYAALALLLT; this is encoded by the coding sequence ATGGAGCGGGCAGAGATAATCGGCGTGGGGACGGAACTCCTCTATGGGGAGACCCTGGACACCAACACCGCGGAGATCGCCAAGACCCTCAAGCCCTACGCCCTTAAGGTGGAGCGCACCCTCCGGGTGGCGGACGAGCCCGGACCCCTGGTGCGGGAGGTGCGCCAGGCCTGGGAGCGGGCCAGGCTGGTGGTCCTCTCCGGGGGCCTCGGCCCCACCCCGGACGATGTGACCCGGGAGGCGGTGGCCGAGGCCCTGGGGGAGCCCCTAGGGCTGGACGAGGGGATGCTTTCCCGGATTGAGGCCCTTTTCCGGGCCCGGGGGCGGGTCATGCCCGAGGCCAACCGCAAGCAGGCCCTCAAGATCCCCTCCGCCACCTGGCTGCCCAATCCCCGGGGCACCGCTCCGGGCTGGTGGGTGCGCAAGGAGGGGAAGGACCTGGTCCTCCTCCCTGGGCCCCCATCGGAGTGGCGGCCCATGTGGCAGGAACTCCTCCCCCGGCTTAGCCTCCCGCGAAGGCCCTACGGGGAGCGGGTCCTCAAGACCTGGGGCGTGGGGGAGTCGGAGATTGTGGAGCGGTTGGGGGAGCTTTTCCTCCGGGAGGAGGAGGTGGAGGTGGGCACCTACCCCAAGCTCCACGGGGTGGAGGTGGTGATCCGGGGCCGGGAGGACCGGGTGGCGGAACTGGCGGAAAGGATCAGGAACAAACTCCTGAAGGAGGTCTGGGGGGAGGGGGATCTGACCCTGGCCGAGGCGGTGAAGCGCCGCTTGGAGCTGGAGGGGGCCACCCTGGCCACCATGGAAAGCCTCACCGGGGGGCTTCTGGGGGGGGAGATCACCCGGGTTCCCGGGGCCAGCCGCTTCTACCTGGGGGGCGTGGTATCCTATTCCCCAGGGGCCAAGGCCCGCTTCGGTGTGCCGGAGGAACTCCTCGCCAAGACGGTTTCCGCCGAGACGGCCAAGGCCATGGCGGAGGCCGCCCGGGCGCTTTTCGGGTCCACCTACGCCCTGGCCACCACCGGGGTGGCCGGACCGGACCCCTTAGAGGGCGAGCCGGTAGGTACGGTGTACGTGGCCCTGGCGGGCCCTAGGGGAACCGAGGCCCGCCGCTACCGCTTCCCCGGCGACCGGGAGGCCATCCGGCTTCGGAGCGTTTACGCCGCCTTGGCGCTTCTCCTGACATGA
- a CDS encoding glycine cleavage system protein T gives MEDALENLRSGRGYFAFQGLLLLRGPDALSFLQGQCTRDLRRLEGPKGALFLNHKGQIEEAATLFPHPEGFLLSPWGSLEGLKARLRRYIVFDQVEIAQLPLFRLLHLDGREEVAESGEGALDPGLYPLYTLLRGLPLLADIRGELPQSVGLLPLVDYGKGCYVGQEIMARLEGKEVHHHLVGLRALEPGGEAPFPLTWQGQKAGEAKRFLPTPFGLLGLGVVRKEVPFGALVEGGGGRFRLEPLPFKEAGWSGQR, from the coding sequence ATGGAGGATGCCCTGGAAAACCTACGCTCGGGCCGCGGCTATTTTGCCTTCCAAGGACTCCTCCTCCTGCGGGGGCCGGATGCCCTTTCCTTTCTCCAGGGCCAGTGCACCCGGGACCTGAGGCGGCTGGAGGGGCCCAAGGGAGCGCTTTTCCTCAACCACAAAGGGCAGATTGAGGAGGCAGCCACCCTCTTCCCCCACCCCGAGGGCTTTTTGCTCTCCCCCTGGGGGAGCCTCGAGGGCCTGAAGGCCCGCCTAAGGCGGTACATCGTCTTTGACCAGGTGGAGATCGCCCAACTCCCCCTTTTCCGCCTCCTCCACCTGGACGGGCGGGAGGAGGTGGCCGAAAGCGGGGAGGGCGCCTTGGACCCGGGGCTTTACCCCTTGTACACCCTCCTCCGGGGCCTGCCCCTCCTTGCGGACATCCGGGGGGAGCTTCCCCAAAGCGTGGGCCTCCTCCCCCTGGTGGACTACGGCAAGGGGTGCTACGTGGGCCAGGAGATCATGGCCCGGCTGGAGGGGAAGGAGGTGCACCACCACCTGGTGGGCCTCCGGGCCCTGGAGCCCGGTGGGGAAGCGCCTTTCCCCCTCACCTGGCAGGGGCAGAAGGCAGGGGAGGCCAAGCGGTTCCTCCCCACCCCCTTCGGCCTACTGGGCCTGGGCGTGGTGCGCAAGGAAGTGCCCTTCGGGGCTTTAGTGGAAGGGGGTGGGGGGCGGTTTCGCCTGGAGCCCTTGCCCTTCAAGGAGGCAGGATGGAGCGGGCAGAGATAA
- a CDS encoding sugar MFS transporter, giving the protein MAGVRFFWGSFLTLFLVGVIVALPGAALPQWRARYGVGEEVSWFFTALLLGLVLGVRLAQGGRRHPLFPAALLLVGLGLWGVALAPAFPWVVGLAFLLGLGEGVMNVHGNSLVGELYPERRVELLNRVNVAFGLGAVFTPLALTFLPYTLLLLLAGLLAFGAALLVWKAPAVGPAPREGGGRLWPFLLAVGLYTGLEGALATWNRVWLEALGHPTATGGILLSLYWLGLALGRLFLAKPVAANPLWALKGLLLGVMGLLLLNLLPPTALLFPLAGFLLGPLFSTLFALVQARFGHRALGGLMYAGATGSTLIPALFALLPVGGIPWGLFTLALGLFLLVQALEREGIHA; this is encoded by the coding sequence ATGGCGGGGGTGCGCTTTTTCTGGGGCTCTTTCCTAACGCTTTTCCTGGTAGGGGTGATCGTGGCCCTGCCCGGGGCCGCCCTGCCCCAGTGGCGGGCCCGCTACGGGGTGGGGGAGGAGGTTTCCTGGTTCTTCACCGCCTTGCTCCTGGGCCTGGTCTTAGGGGTGCGCCTGGCCCAAGGGGGAAGGCGCCACCCCCTTTTTCCCGCCGCCCTCCTCCTGGTGGGCCTGGGGCTTTGGGGGGTGGCCCTGGCCCCAGCCTTCCCCTGGGTGGTGGGCCTGGCCTTCCTCCTGGGCCTGGGGGAAGGGGTGATGAACGTGCACGGCAACAGCCTGGTGGGCGAGCTTTACCCGGAAAGGCGGGTGGAGCTCCTCAACCGGGTCAACGTGGCCTTCGGCCTGGGGGCGGTCTTCACCCCCTTGGCCCTTACCTTTTTGCCCTACACCCTTTTGCTCCTCCTGGCGGGGCTTTTGGCCTTCGGGGCTGCCCTTTTGGTCTGGAAGGCCCCGGCCGTGGGGCCCGCCCCCAGGGAAGGGGGCGGGCGGCTTTGGCCCTTTTTGCTGGCGGTGGGCCTTTACACCGGCCTCGAGGGCGCCCTGGCCACCTGGAACCGGGTCTGGCTGGAGGCCCTCGGCCACCCCACGGCCACCGGCGGGATCCTCCTCTCCCTCTACTGGCTGGGCCTGGCCCTGGGGCGGCTTTTCTTGGCCAAACCCGTGGCCGCCAACCCCCTTTGGGCCCTGAAAGGGCTCCTCCTTGGGGTCATGGGGCTCCTCCTCCTGAACCTCCTCCCCCCCACGGCCCTCCTCTTTCCCCTGGCGGGGTTCCTCCTGGGCCCCCTCTTCTCCACCCTCTTCGCCTTGGTCCAGGCCCGCTTCGGCCACCGGGCCCTGGGGGGGCTGATGTACGCGGGAGCCACGGGGAGTACCCTCATCCCGGCCCTCTTCGCCCTGCTGCCCGTGGGGGGAATCCCTTGGGGCCTTTTCACCTTAGCCCTGGGGCTCTTCCTCCTGGTCCAGGCCCTGGAACGGGAAGGGATCCATGCTTAG
- a CDS encoding HAD family phosphatase, with translation MLRALLFDLDGTLADTDPLHLLAWREVLAPYGLEVDPETYRRRISGRLNPEIVRDLLGLKGEEARRLIEAKEARFRELAQDLEPTPGLYGLLEEAGRRGLTWGVVTNAPRANARHVLQALRLAPPLLVLAEEIGRGKPDPLPYRVALARLGLRPEEALAFEDSPSGVRSAVGAGIPTYGLLTGHEGKSLAEAGARILISEFSDFRFPV, from the coding sequence ATGCTTAGGGCCCTCCTCTTTGACCTGGACGGTACCCTGGCCGACACCGACCCCCTCCACCTCCTGGCCTGGCGGGAGGTCCTGGCCCCTTACGGCCTAGAGGTGGACCCGGAAACCTACCGCAGGCGCATCTCTGGCCGGCTCAACCCGGAGATCGTGCGGGACCTCCTGGGGCTCAAAGGGGAGGAGGCCAGGAGGCTCATCGAGGCCAAGGAGGCCCGCTTCCGCGAGCTGGCCCAGGACCTCGAGCCCACCCCTGGGCTTTACGGGCTCCTGGAGGAGGCCGGGCGAAGGGGCCTCACCTGGGGCGTGGTGACCAACGCCCCCCGGGCCAACGCCCGCCACGTCCTACAGGCCCTCCGCCTGGCCCCACCCCTCCTGGTCCTGGCCGAGGAGATAGGCCGGGGGAAGCCCGACCCCCTCCCCTACCGGGTGGCCCTGGCGCGCCTAGGCCTCCGGCCCGAGGAGGCCCTGGCCTTTGAGGACTCCCCCTCCGGGGTGAGGAGCGCCGTGGGGGCAGGGATTCCCACCTATGGCCTCCTCACCGGGCACGAAGGAAAAAGCCTCGCAGAGGCTGGAGCCAGGATCTTGATTAGTGAATTTTCAGATTTTCGCTTTCCTGTCTAA